The Sulfitobacter donghicola DSW-25 = KCTC 12864 = JCM 14565 genome has a segment encoding these proteins:
- a CDS encoding GFA family protein, with amino-acid sequence MSVEVTASCHCGATAVRATLPNGLADASRCTCSFCKRRQAAAVTATTASVVVTKGADNLQLYSWGTGTAKHYFCKTCGIYLYHQRRSDPAQCGINLGCIKGVDTWEHDPIPWTDGVNHPSDRK; translated from the coding sequence ATGAGCGTCGAGGTCACAGCCAGCTGCCATTGCGGCGCAACCGCTGTGCGCGCGACACTGCCCAACGGGTTAGCAGACGCCAGCCGCTGCACCTGCTCGTTCTGCAAACGCAGACAAGCCGCCGCTGTCACAGCAACCACCGCCAGCGTGGTCGTCACAAAAGGCGCCGATAACCTACAGCTGTACAGCTGGGGAACGGGCACCGCGAAACACTATTTCTGTAAAACCTGTGGCATCTACCTATACCACCAACGCCGCTCTGATCCCGCCCAATGCGGGATCAACCTTGGCTGTATCAAAGGGGTTGATACCTGGGAACATGACCCGATCCCGTGGACTGACGGGGTGAACCACCCCTCAGACCGGAAATAG